The Acidimicrobiales bacterium genome has a window encoding:
- a CDS encoding DUF3048 domain-containing protein, which yields MQFNRRSLLAAGGALVALILIIIVVVVSGGGDDEPEASPTTTSSTSSTTSTTTTTTLPDGPVAPLTGEPIDEDSPLLDQAAVVVKISNNSTVQDNWSGIDLADVVIEERIEDNATRFAVIFHSNLPERVGPIRSGRTSDIDLLTNLGHPILVYSGANPTVTGQLRGLQSGGLVELVVDRGTNVDLVRDTDFRAPDNLFSNLPEIVEKYGEAAGAAAPLFTYRSADDDRVAGDDGPGATVTGQNDVSWVFDEALGYVRVQDGEIHATQDGAPFAFDNVVLLEVEYTPSTFAPGSVDARTVGTGPVTIMSGGEQWTGTWMRDTPDDPYSFFDADGAPLALDPGSTWMSLVPEGSYGFDLDPEIAALVLEAEG from the coding sequence ATGCAATTCAACCGTCGCAGCCTGCTGGCTGCTGGTGGCGCCCTTGTCGCGCTGATCCTGATCATCATCGTGGTCGTCGTCTCCGGTGGAGGCGACGACGAACCAGAGGCGTCGCCGACCACCACGTCGTCGACCTCCTCGACGACGAGCACGACCACGACGACGACCCTGCCCGATGGGCCGGTGGCCCCGCTCACCGGCGAGCCGATCGACGAGGACTCGCCGCTGCTGGACCAGGCCGCCGTCGTCGTCAAGATCTCGAACAACTCGACGGTCCAGGACAACTGGAGTGGTATCGACCTCGCCGACGTCGTGATCGAGGAGCGCATCGAGGACAACGCCACGCGCTTCGCGGTGATCTTCCACAGCAACCTGCCCGAGCGGGTCGGGCCGATCCGGTCCGGTCGGACGAGCGACATCGATCTGCTCACGAACCTCGGCCATCCGATACTCGTGTACTCGGGTGCGAATCCGACCGTCACCGGTCAGTTGCGCGGTCTCCAGAGCGGCGGGCTCGTCGAGCTCGTCGTGGACCGTGGCACCAACGTCGATCTCGTGCGCGACACCGACTTCCGGGCACCGGACAACCTGTTCTCGAATCTGCCCGAGATCGTGGAGAAGTACGGCGAGGCCGCCGGCGCGGCCGCACCCCTCTTCACCTATCGCTCCGCCGATGACGATCGAGTCGCGGGTGATGACGGACCGGGGGCCACGGTGACCGGCCAGAACGACGTGAGCTGGGTGTTCGACGAGGCGCTCGGCTACGTCCGGGTGCAGGACGGCGAGATCCACGCCACGCAGGACGGCGCGCCGTTCGCGTTCGACAACGTCGTGCTGCTGGAGGTGGAGTACACCCCGAGCACCTTTGCACCGGGTTCGGTCGACGCCCGGACGGTCGGTACCGGTCCGGTCACCATCATGTCCGGCGGCGAGCAGTGGACCGGCACGTGGATGCGGGACACGCCGGACGACCCGTACAGCTTCTTCGACGCCGATGGCGCGCCACTGGCGCTCGATCCCGGCTCGACCTGGATGAGCCTGGTTCCCGAGGGATCCTACGGCTTCGACCTCGACCCGGAAATCGCGGCGCTCGTGCTGGAGGCCGAGGGATAG
- the pdxS gene encoding pyridoxal 5'-phosphate synthase lyase subunit PdxS, with protein sequence MSDNDVAGNNARTTGTQLVKRGLAEMLKGGVIMDVVNPEQAKVAEDAGATAVMALERVPSDIRRDGGVSRMSDPEMIQGIQATVSIPVMAKARIGHFVEAQILQALDVDYIDESEVLTPADEAHHIDKWAFTVPFVCGATNLGEALRRISEGACMIRSKGEAGTGNVVEAVRHLRSIMGDIRKIGQADNAELFDWAKQLQAPLPLVQEIAETGELPVPMFCAGGIATPADASLVMQLGAQAVFVGSGIFKSDEPAKMASAIVEAATHFQDPDILVKVSTGLGDAMKGLEIASLETKLAERGW encoded by the coding sequence ATGTCTGACAACGATGTGGCTGGCAACAATGCCCGTACGACCGGTACGCAGTTGGTCAAGCGGGGCTTGGCCGAGATGCTGAAGGGCGGCGTCATCATGGACGTCGTCAATCCCGAGCAGGCGAAGGTCGCCGAAGACGCCGGGGCCACCGCCGTGATGGCGCTCGAACGGGTGCCCTCCGACATCCGTCGCGACGGTGGTGTGTCGCGCATGTCCGACCCCGAGATGATCCAGGGCATCCAGGCCACGGTGTCGATTCCGGTGATGGCCAAGGCCCGTATCGGTCACTTCGTCGAGGCGCAGATCCTCCAGGCGCTCGATGTCGACTACATCGACGAGTCCGAGGTCCTCACCCCGGCCGACGAAGCCCACCACATCGACAAGTGGGCGTTCACCGTTCCGTTCGTGTGCGGCGCCACCAACCTGGGCGAGGCGCTGCGCCGCATCTCCGAGGGGGCGTGCATGATCCGGTCCAAGGGCGAGGCCGGCACCGGCAACGTCGTCGAGGCCGTCCGTCACCTGCGTTCGATCATGGGCGACATCCGCAAGATCGGTCAGGCCGACAACGCCGAACTCTTCGACTGGGCCAAGCAGCTCCAGGCGCCGTTGCCGCTCGTCCAGGAGATCGCCGAGACCGGCGAACTCCCGGTGCCGATGTTCTGCGCCGGTGGCATCGCCACCCCCGCCGACGCGTCCCTCGTCATGCAGCTGGGCGCGCAGGCCGTGTTCGTCGGTTCGGGCATCTTCAAGAGCGACGAGCCGGCAAAGATGGCCTCGGCCATCGTCGAGGCGGCCACCCACTTCCAGGATCCCGACATCCTCGTGAAGGTGT